The proteins below come from a single Lates calcarifer isolate ASB-BC8 linkage group LG11, TLL_Latcal_v3, whole genome shotgun sequence genomic window:
- the med9 gene encoding mediator of RNA polymerase II transcription subunit 9: protein MAVAQPNLEKESDDCSLLPLVHDIIKCMDKDSQDVHQELAKLKAKIQEAREQISNMPGIDSSPAEQQQQLATLREQVRTKNQLLQKYKSLCMFDVPKAS, encoded by the exons ATGGCGGTGGCTCAACCGAACTTAGAGAAAGAGAGCGACGATTGCTCTTTGCTGCCTTTAGTTCATGATATTATAAAATG CATGGACAAGGACAGCCAAGACGTCCACCAAGAACTGGCTAAACTGAAGGCAAAGATCCAGGAGGCTCGGGAGCAGATCTCCAACATGCCCGGGATAGACAGCAGTCCGgcggagcagcagcagcagctggcgACGCTGCGGGAGCAGGTCCGCACCAAGAACCAGCTACTCCAGAAATACAAAAGTCTGTGCATGTTTGACGTGCCAAAAGCATCGTGA